A single region of the Sulfitobacter geojensis genome encodes:
- a CDS encoding aspartate-semialdehyde dehydrogenase has protein sequence MGYRVAVVGATGNVGREMLNILAERQFPVDEIVALASRRSLGTEVSFGDKTLKCKDLDTFDFTGWDMALFAVGSEATQKYAPGAAKAGCVVIDNSSLYRYDSDVPLIVPEVNPQAVHDYAKKNIIANPNCSTAQMVVALKPLHDRATIKRVVVSTYQSVSGSGKEGADELWDQTKSIYNPTSDVPPNKFTKQIAFNVIPHIDVFMEDGSTKEEWKMVAETKKIVDKNIKVTATCVRVPVFVGHSEAINIEFEDHLDEDEARDILREAPGIMVIDKREDGGYVTPVECVGDFATFISRIRQDSTIDNGLNLWCVSDNLRKGAALNAVQIAELLGREVLKKG, from the coding sequence ATGGGTTATCGCGTCGCCGTCGTGGGCGCCACTGGCAATGTGGGCCGCGAAATGCTGAACATCCTGGCTGAACGCCAGTTCCCTGTGGACGAGATCGTGGCCTTGGCCAGCCGTCGTTCCTTGGGGACGGAAGTAAGCTTTGGCGACAAGACGTTGAAATGCAAAGACCTTGATACGTTTGATTTCACGGGATGGGACATGGCCTTGTTCGCTGTGGGCTCTGAAGCGACCCAGAAATACGCCCCCGGTGCCGCCAAGGCAGGCTGTGTGGTGATCGATAACTCGTCGCTGTATCGCTATGATTCCGACGTGCCGCTGATCGTACCCGAAGTGAACCCGCAAGCGGTGCATGATTACGCCAAGAAAAACATCATCGCGAATCCCAACTGTTCGACCGCGCAGATGGTTGTCGCGCTCAAGCCGCTGCATGATCGCGCGACGATCAAACGCGTCGTTGTCAGCACCTATCAATCCGTGTCCGGTTCCGGCAAGGAAGGTGCAGACGAGCTTTGGGATCAGACGAAGTCGATCTATAATCCCACGTCCGATGTGCCCCCGAACAAGTTCACCAAGCAGATCGCGTTTAACGTGATCCCGCATATTGATGTGTTCATGGAAGATGGGTCGACCAAAGAAGAATGGAAAATGGTCGCCGAGACGAAAAAGATCGTCGACAAAAACATCAAGGTTACTGCGACCTGTGTGCGCGTGCCCGTGTTCGTTGGTCACTCCGAAGCGATCAACATCGAATTCGAGGACCATCTGGACGAAGACGAAGCCCGCGATATTCTGCGCGAAGCGCCCGGCATCATGGTGATCGACAAGCGTGAAGACGGCGGATACGTCACACCGGTGGAATGCGTCGGTGACTTCGCCACCTTCATCAGCCGCATCCGGCAGGACAGCACGATTGATAACGGGCTGAACCTGTGGTGCGTATCGGACAACCTGCGCAAAGGTGCGGCATTGAACGCGGTTCAGATTGCCGAACTACTGGGTCGTGAAGTACTTAAGAAAGGGTAA
- a CDS encoding DUF3095 domain-containing protein, with translation MTQSDRFYDQLARVREFDQLTQTDRFTPLPQDWFVGVSDIVNSTGLVQGGQYKTVNMVGAAVISAMMNALDGAAFPFVFGGDGAGFAVPPQSESVARDALARVANWAQAEFGIEMRVALVPVADVRAAAQDVRVARFQVSDGVDYAMFDGGGMNWAEAEMKAGHYAIPPAAQGDLPDLTGLSCRWSAMPARNGTILSILVAPVAGTDDSVITRVYDKIVSLAKGLDRGGHPAPATGPGTGWPPKGATLEAHATRGGGAIGKARRKVLFESFVAWLLIRTGLKVGGFDARRYARVVGENADFRKRDDGLKMTLDCDPATQAQIEEVLSAAKAKGYIDYGTATQDEAMMTCIVPSIMTDDHVHFIDGGAGGYTLAAARMKGQSV, from the coding sequence ATGACCCAAAGTGACAGATTTTACGATCAATTGGCGCGTGTCAGGGAGTTTGACCAGCTGACGCAAACCGACAGGTTTACGCCGCTGCCGCAGGACTGGTTCGTGGGTGTTTCTGACATCGTCAATTCGACAGGTCTGGTGCAGGGGGGGCAGTACAAGACCGTCAATATGGTGGGTGCGGCGGTAATTTCCGCGATGATGAATGCCCTTGACGGTGCCGCGTTTCCTTTTGTTTTCGGTGGAGACGGGGCAGGATTTGCGGTCCCGCCCCAGAGCGAAAGTGTTGCGCGCGATGCATTGGCGCGCGTGGCCAACTGGGCGCAGGCAGAATTCGGCATCGAAATGCGGGTGGCTTTGGTGCCTGTCGCAGATGTACGCGCGGCGGCGCAGGATGTGCGGGTGGCGCGGTTTCAGGTGTCGGATGGTGTCGATTATGCGATGTTTGATGGCGGCGGCATGAATTGGGCCGAGGCGGAAATGAAGGCCGGCCATTACGCGATCCCCCCCGCAGCACAGGGTGATTTGCCCGATTTGACGGGGCTTTCTTGTCGATGGTCAGCAATGCCGGCGCGCAATGGTACGATTCTGTCGATCCTCGTGGCCCCTGTTGCGGGCACTGACGACAGCGTGATCACCCGGGTTTATGACAAAATTGTCAGCCTTGCCAAAGGGTTGGATCGCGGCGGGCACCCTGCACCGGCCACTGGTCCGGGCACGGGATGGCCCCCGAAAGGGGCCACGCTTGAGGCGCATGCGACCCGTGGCGGTGGCGCAATCGGGAAGGCGCGGCGCAAGGTTCTGTTTGAATCCTTCGTGGCATGGCTGTTGATCCGCACAGGACTAAAAGTCGGCGGGTTTGATGCGCGACGGTATGCCCGCGTGGTCGGAGAGAACGCGGATTTTCGCAAACGTGATGACGGGCTGAAGATGACGCTGGATTGTGATCCGGCCACGCAGGCGCAGATCGAGGAAGTGCTGAGCGCCGCCAAGGCAAAAGGCTATATCGACTATGGCACGGCGACGCAGGACGAGGCGATGATGACCTGTATCGTGCCGTCGATCATGACGGATGACCACGTGCACTTCATCGACGGGGGAGCGGGCGGCTATACGCTGGCCGCCGCGCGTATGAAGGGACAGTCAGTCTGA
- a CDS encoding MFS transporter, whose product MSVGIFLLGLAYVLSQFFRAFLAVLSEILERDLGAMPDDLAFASGLWFLTFAACQIPIGAALDSIGPRRTAGWLLLVGGAGGAAVFALATAPIHITIAMALIGVGCAPVLMASYYIFAREYPPATFAILASVMVGAGSLGNLVAAYPMALAAEIMGWRSALWGLAGLSALVAFGTLAWVKDPPRVTDGIKGSMSELLRIRALWPICLLIGVSYAFPGAVRGLWIGPYLADVFNTDTTSIGQASLLMGLAMVLGALAYGFADKLSRSRKWMIAAGTALTMAAGAGLVVSPSGNYTASVFLMCAIGFFGATYPVLMAHGRSFLPSHLIGRGVTLLNLFSIGGVGVAQFLSGRVYRASLPGDTAAAPYTAVFTLFLIALTLGCAAYLFSQDKSD is encoded by the coding sequence ATGAGTGTTGGAATTTTTCTGTTGGGGCTGGCCTATGTGCTCAGCCAGTTCTTTCGTGCTTTCCTTGCAGTACTGTCGGAAATCCTTGAGCGCGATCTGGGGGCCATGCCTGACGATCTGGCTTTCGCTTCGGGTCTATGGTTCCTGACCTTCGCCGCCTGTCAGATCCCCATCGGAGCGGCGCTTGACAGCATTGGCCCGCGTCGCACCGCGGGTTGGCTGTTGCTGGTCGGCGGTGCGGGCGGCGCAGCAGTTTTCGCACTGGCGACGGCACCGATACATATCACCATCGCCATGGCCCTGATCGGGGTCGGCTGCGCACCTGTGCTGATGGCCTCCTACTATATCTTCGCCCGCGAATACCCTCCCGCGACCTTTGCCATTCTCGCCTCCGTCATGGTCGGTGCGGGCAGTCTGGGCAATCTGGTCGCCGCCTATCCGATGGCACTGGCGGCTGAAATCATGGGTTGGCGCAGCGCCCTTTGGGGCTTGGCAGGATTGTCAGCTTTGGTCGCGTTCGGCACATTGGCTTGGGTCAAGGATCCGCCGCGCGTCACCGACGGCATCAAGGGATCAATGTCCGAACTGCTGCGCATCCGTGCGCTTTGGCCGATTTGCCTGTTAATCGGGGTCAGCTATGCCTTTCCCGGTGCGGTGCGCGGTCTTTGGATCGGGCCTTATCTCGCAGATGTGTTCAATACAGACACGACCAGTATCGGGCAGGCCAGTTTGCTTATGGGGCTCGCCATGGTGCTGGGGGCACTGGCGTACGGCTTTGCGGACAAACTCAGCAGGTCGCGTAAATGGATGATCGCGGCCGGTACCGCGCTGACCATGGCGGCAGGTGCTGGGCTGGTTGTATCGCCGTCGGGCAATTACACCGCCAGTGTTTTCCTGATGTGCGCCATCGGCTTTTTCGGGGCCACCTATCCGGTGCTTATGGCCCACGGCCGCAGCTTTCTGCCCAGTCATCTGATCGGGCGGGGCGTGACCTTGCTGAACCTGTTCAGCATCGGTGGCGTCGGGGTGGCGCAGTTCTTGTCAGGCCGCGTCTACCGCGCATCGCTGCCCGGCGACACAGCGGCAGCACCCTATACCGCCGTCTTCACCCTGTTCCTGATCGCCCTGACGCTGGGATGTGCCGCCTATCTGTTCAGTCAGGACAAATCAGACTGA
- a CDS encoding aldolase/citrate lyase family protein: MPAPVNTFKKALSEGETVFGCWVGLADTLSTELMGTAGFDWLVIDGEHGPNDLRSILAQLQVLAASDSHPVVRVPVGETYMLKQMLDAGAQTVLVPMVESADQARQLVRDVTYPPHGDRGVGYALSRAARFSQIADYGTTADAQICLLVQVENRKGLASLDDILAVDGIDGVFIGPADLAADMGHMGDSLHPDVQAAIMDALSRIRAAGKAPGILSTHDPMTEAAIAAGAQFVAVGADVLLLSHAAQTLSARWKDPR; encoded by the coding sequence ATGCCCGCCCCAGTGAACACTTTTAAAAAGGCCCTTTCCGAAGGGGAAACCGTTTTCGGCTGCTGGGTCGGCCTTGCCGATACGCTCAGCACCGAGCTGATGGGCACAGCGGGTTTCGACTGGTTGGTGATTGACGGCGAACACGGGCCGAACGATTTGCGCAGCATTCTGGCACAGTTGCAGGTCTTAGCGGCCTCCGACAGCCATCCGGTTGTGCGCGTGCCGGTTGGCGAAACCTATATGTTGAAACAGATGCTGGACGCCGGTGCGCAAACCGTGTTGGTGCCAATGGTCGAAAGTGCGGATCAGGCCCGCCAGTTGGTGCGCGACGTGACCTATCCGCCGCATGGGGATCGCGGTGTCGGTTACGCCCTCAGCCGTGCTGCGCGGTTCTCGCAGATCGCCGATTACGGTACCACGGCAGATGCGCAAATCTGTCTACTGGTGCAGGTCGAAAACCGCAAAGGGCTGGCCTCGTTGGATGATATCCTTGCGGTTGACGGCATTGACGGTGTGTTCATCGGCCCGGCCGATCTGGCCGCCGACATGGGGCATATGGGCGACAGCCTTCACCCCGATGTGCAGGCCGCAATCATGGACGCGCTAAGCCGTATCCGCGCCGCGGGCAAAGCACCCGGCATCCTCTCGACCCATGATCCGATGACCGAAGCGGCCATTGCCGCCGGTGCGCAATTTGTGGCCGTGGGGGCGGATGTTCTTTTGCTCAGCCATGCCGCCCAAACGCTTAGCGCCCGTTGGAAAGACCCCAGATAA
- a CDS encoding winged helix-turn-helix domain-containing protein, producing the protein MPDKTTSASDVRRFVGIGIAAIVALLVVGALVLFWTLPDANLFNAQVERIFVENDDLTSGATIKLLEILAQSGTAFSDTLASYRMVIFVLLVFAAAMLIAALVFLIMLIGFNRRMAQIERAGIQVNSLLISREENTVYLNNLGFKLTDAAMETMSVLAEARMDNDVMSGSEIEGVISGRLAADCDEAAGATRIKRLRDTLGNQIVSELLVKNIARRGYMLAIDKDVIKVI; encoded by the coding sequence GTGCCGGACAAAACTACCTCCGCTTCTGATGTGCGCCGTTTTGTCGGAATCGGCATTGCCGCGATTGTCGCTTTGCTGGTCGTCGGGGCGCTTGTGCTTTTCTGGACCTTGCCTGACGCAAACCTGTTCAACGCACAGGTCGAACGCATTTTTGTCGAAAACGACGATCTGACCAGTGGGGCAACGATCAAGCTGCTGGAGATCCTTGCGCAATCGGGCACGGCATTTTCCGACACGCTGGCCAGTTACCGGATGGTGATCTTTGTGCTCTTGGTATTTGCCGCTGCAATGCTGATCGCCGCATTGGTCTTTCTAATCATGCTGATCGGGTTCAACCGCCGCATGGCCCAGATCGAACGCGCCGGTATTCAGGTGAATTCCCTGTTGATCAGCCGCGAGGAAAACACCGTTTACCTGAACAACCTTGGTTTCAAACTGACCGATGCCGCGATGGAAACCATGTCCGTTCTAGCGGAGGCGCGGATGGATAATGATGTGATGTCAGGGTCCGAGATCGAAGGCGTCATATCGGGCCGGCTTGCCGCTGATTGTGACGAAGCGGCAGGCGCGACGCGGATCAAACGCTTGCGCGACACGTTAGGCAACCAGATCGTCAGCGAATTGCTGGTCAAAAATATCGCCCGACGCGGGTATATGTTGGCGATCGACAAGGACGTGATCAAGGTGATCTGA
- a CDS encoding ribonuclease HII: protein MKPDFEFERAAMAQGYTRIAGVDEVGRGPLAGPVTAAAVILDPAHIPEGLNDSKKLTKKARERLYDEIMEVAEVSIAHATVEEIDGINILRASHLAMMRALEGLKTPADYVLVDGNMLPRDLVLPAQTIIKGDSRSQSISAASIMAKICRDCVMLSLAQQHPGYGWETNMGYGSKRHIEALQELGVTPHHRRSFKPIHKML from the coding sequence ATGAAACCCGATTTTGAATTTGAGCGCGCCGCAATGGCGCAAGGTTACACCCGCATTGCCGGTGTGGATGAAGTGGGCCGTGGCCCTTTGGCGGGGCCGGTGACGGCGGCCGCGGTGATATTGGACCCCGCGCATATTCCCGAAGGTCTGAACGATTCAAAGAAGCTGACCAAAAAGGCCCGCGAACGTCTTTATGACGAAATCATGGAAGTGGCCGAGGTTAGCATCGCCCATGCGACGGTCGAGGAAATTGACGGGATCAATATTCTGCGGGCCAGCCATCTGGCGATGATGCGCGCGCTTGAGGGGCTTAAAACGCCAGCGGACTATGTTCTGGTCGATGGCAACATGCTGCCCCGCGATCTGGTTCTGCCGGCGCAGACAATCATCAAGGGCGACAGCCGTTCGCAAAGCATTTCGGCTGCCTCAATTATGGCTAAAATTTGTCGAGATTGTGTCATGTTGTCCCTTGCGCAACAGCACCCTGGTTATGGGTGGGAAACGAACATGGGATATGGATCAAAAAGACACATAGAGGCGCTTCAAGAACTTGGGGTAACCCCACACCATAGACGTTCGTTCAAACCCATACACAAGATGTTGTAG